A single genomic interval of Megalobrama amblycephala isolate DHTTF-2021 linkage group LG15, ASM1881202v1, whole genome shotgun sequence harbors:
- the LOC125247531 gene encoding galanin receptor 2a-like yields the protein MNISQSSAGLGTVLPLTSFENVLLFLFNVIHATAIIFLNVSVFLSIVMNRSLRSENRFMYMLSTCLSDICSGVSYYYVGVLDVRDYYDSPTRTLYIAPVFLGLSFMAILAAQADRYHAVSAPFKYSQRMTRNRTLLVILAYWLYTFWIVSVNNLVTVGVAKKVTGYCTFVANIFSVIIMIGLNFKLFFIARFQLEREPPSAERDNKRASIYLIIIVAMCFLIAWLPLFINVIVCVFWGPACYPFKNDGTDPVRILARLNAIITPLLYIRGCTALRNTLLNKVWRTQCCRMKGVNPQNVKKTEDEMLQ from the exons ATGAATATTTCCCAGAGTAGTGCGGGTCTTGGCACCGTGCTGCCTCTAACTAGTTTCGAGAACGTGCTTTTGTTTCTCTTCAATGTAATTCACGCCACCGCCATCATTTTCCTCAACGTGTCCGTGTTTCTGTCCATCGTGATGAACAGATCCCTGCGCAGCGAGAACCGCTTCATGTACATGCTCAGCACGTGTCTCAGTGACATCTGCTCGGGCGTCTCGTATTATTATGTTGGAGTTCTGGATGTGCGCGATTATTATGACTCTCCGACTCGCACTCTTTACATCGCGCCCGTTTTTCTGGGTCTGTCCTTTATGGCGATTCTGGCCGCGCAGGCGGACCGTTACCACGCGGTCTCGGCGCCTTTCAAATACTCGCAGCGCATGACCCGAAACAGAACCCTGCTGGTGATTCTGGCCTACTGGCTTTACACTTTTTGGATTGTGTCTGTTAATAATTTGGTGACTGTGGGGGTCGCTAAGAAAGTGACGGGCTATTGTACTTTTGTGGCGAACATATTTTCCGTCATTATCATGATTGGTTTGAACTTCAAGCTGTTTTTCATCGCCAGATTTCAGCTAGAACGCGAACCGCCGAGCGCGGAACGGGACAACAAGCGCGCGTCCATTTACCTCATCATAATAGTAGCCATGTGTTTTCTGATCGCGTGGTTGCCATTGTTTATTAATGTAATTGTGTGCGTTTTTTGGGGGCCCGCGTGCTATCCGTTTAAAAATGATGGCACAGACCCTGTGCGCATTTTGGCACGTCTCAATGCGATCATCACACCCTTATTGTATATCAGGGGCTGTACTGCACTCAGGAACACCTTGCTAAATAAAGTCTGGAGAACACAATGCTGCAGGATGAAAGG AGTGAACCCACAGAATGTAAAGAAGACTGAAGATGAGATGTTGCAGTGA
- the LOC125247593 gene encoding G-protein coupled receptor 15-like — translation MLTFNLTVPLSVDFSRPEDYLIFIFHILFATGSALLAGSVVIGIMSTRALRSQNRFIFMLNTSISDTLTGCSVFYLGLFDVQEGYPSRNGTYYILPSFLGVNVLTFLFAQFDRYLAVCHPFFYKRHIARGVVIGVCALCWIYTYSILTVQSVVPVAYAAQMNAFGVIVLQVIVAIKVLMTIKLYMIARHQLSREPPSSDKENKKESLRIIVFVVICFLILWAPSFVNISVKYVTKNGVRFKNEATNLFAIMARFNALSTPALYIWGSPALRAAVWNSVWSKIFKRRTTRVDSGHVKPKKGGERILSITRSSRES, via the exons ATGCTCACCTTTAACCTAACCGTTCCACTCTCGGTTGACTTCTCGCGTCCTGAagattatttaatattcatttttcatatcCTGTTCGCCACAGGGTCGGCTCTCCTGGCAGGGTCAGTGGTCATCGGCATCATGAGCACCAGAGCCCTGCGCTCCCAGAACCGCTTCATCTTCATGTTAAACACCAGCATCAGTGACACGTTAACCGGCTGCTCTGTCTTCTACCTCGGCCTGTTTGACGTCCAGGAGGGTTACCCGTCCCGAAACGGCACTTATTACATTTTACCATCATTTCTAGGGGTGAACGTGTTGACATTTTTGTTTGCGCAGTTTGACAGATACCTGGCTGTGTGTCACCCCTTCTTCTACAAGCGGCACATCGCACGCGGGGTCGTGATTGGTGTTTGCGCGCTCTGTTGGATTTATACATATTCAATTCTTACTGTTCAAAGTGTCGTGCCAGTTGCATATGCCGCGCAAATGAACGCGTTTGGGGTCATAGTCCTACAGGTGATCGTGGCCATCAAAGTGTTAATGACCATCAAATTGTACATGATCGCGAGGCATCAGCTCAGCCGAGAGCCGCCCAGCAGCGACAAGGAGAACAAGAAAGAATCGCTGCGCATCATCGTTTTTGTGGTCATTTGTTTTCTCATCTTGTGGGCTCCGTCTTTTGTGAACATCTCTGTAAAATATGTGACTAAGAACGGGGTGAGGTTCAAAAATGAAGCCACGAACCTTTTCGCGATCATGGCGCGATTTAACGCGCTCAGCACGCCTGCGCTGTATATTTGGGGTAGTCCGGCTTTGCGCGCGGCGGTCTGGAACTCAGTGTGGAGTAAAATATTCAAGAGAAGAACTACAAG GGTGGACTCTGGCCATGTGAAACCCAAGAAGGGAGGAGAGAGAATTCTCAGCATCACTCGGAGTTCAAGAGAATCATGA
- the LOC125247814 gene encoding ATPase MORC2A-like isoform X2 yields MRLASPESRSPDTNQGPARSVTPPTAAEPDTTQSGPSRETTEGLVTMMRTLLRYFFPPDFQIPKDSVNTMSAEDLVACPIKEYFQQYEAGLQSLCNSYQTRAESRARAVEEKSSGAEAKLRESEEKLRKLRTNIVALLQKVQEDIEISSDDELDAYIEDLVTKGE; encoded by the exons ATGCGTCTCGCCTCTCCAGAGTCACGAAGTCCAGACACCAATCAGGGTCCAGCGCGGTCTGTAACTCCGCCCACCGCTGCCGAGCCAGACACGACTCAGAGCGGGCCGAGCAGAGAGACGACAGAAGGCCTTGTGACCATGATGAG GACGTTGCTACGGTATTTTTTCCCTCCGGATTTCCAAATCCCTAAAGATTCTGTGAACACTATGAGTGCTGAGGACCTTGTGGCCTGTCCCATC AAAGAGTACTTCCAGCAGTATGAGGCCGGACTGCAGAGTCTGTGTAATTCCTACCAGACTCGGGCGGAGTCACGGGCACGAGCCGTGGAGGAGAAGAGCAGCGGGGCAGAAGCCAAACTCAGAGAATCTGAAGAGAAACTCCGCAAACTCAGAACCAACATCGTCGCTCTTCTGCAGAAAGTCCAGGAG GACATTGAGATCAGCAGTGATGATGAGCTGGACGCCTACATTGAAGATTTGGTCACAAAGGGAGAGTGA
- the LOC125247814 gene encoding ATPase MORC2A-like isoform X1, translating to MWNFFPLNQDGRRKCQVAPEYQSFPSILGDSCRVFKGSDDVRLMRLASPESRSPDTNQGPARSVTPPTAAEPDTTQSGPSRETTEGLVTMMRTLLRYFFPPDFQIPKDSVNTMSAEDLVACPIKEYFQQYEAGLQSLCNSYQTRAESRARAVEEKSSGAEAKLRESEEKLRKLRTNIVALLQKVQEDIEISSDDELDAYIEDLVTKGE from the exons ATGTGGAATTTTTTCCCTCTGAACCAAGATGGCCGACGAAAATGCCAAGTTGCTCCAGAATATCAATCATTTCCTTCTATCCTAGGAGACTCTTGcag GGTGTTTAAGGGCAGCGATGATGTCCGTCTTATGCGTCTCGCCTCTCCAGAGTCACGAAGTCCAGACACCAATCAGGGTCCAGCGCGGTCTGTAACTCCGCCCACCGCTGCCGAGCCAGACACGACTCAGAGCGGGCCGAGCAGAGAGACGACAGAAGGCCTTGTGACCATGATGAG GACGTTGCTACGGTATTTTTTCCCTCCGGATTTCCAAATCCCTAAAGATTCTGTGAACACTATGAGTGCTGAGGACCTTGTGGCCTGTCCCATC AAAGAGTACTTCCAGCAGTATGAGGCCGGACTGCAGAGTCTGTGTAATTCCTACCAGACTCGGGCGGAGTCACGGGCACGAGCCGTGGAGGAGAAGAGCAGCGGGGCAGAAGCCAAACTCAGAGAATCTGAAGAGAAACTCCGCAAACTCAGAACCAACATCGTCGCTCTTCTGCAGAAAGTCCAGGAG GACATTGAGATCAGCAGTGATGATGAGCTGGACGCCTACATTGAAGATTTGGTCACAAAGGGAGAGTGA
- the LOC125247813 gene encoding G-protein coupled receptor 15-like: protein MLTFNLTVPLSVDFSRPEDYLIFIFHILFATGSALLAGSVVIGIMSTRALRSQNRFIFMLNTSISDTLTGCSVFYLGLFDVQEGYPSRNGTYYILPSFLGVNVLTFLFAQFDRYLAVCHPFFYKRHIARGVVIGVCVLCWIYTYSLLTVQSVVPVAFAAQINAFAVIVLQVIVAIKVLMTIKLYMIARHQLSREPPSSDKENKKESLRIIVFVVICFLILWAPSFVNISVKYVTKNGVRFKNEATNLFAIMARFNALSTPALYIWGSPALRAAVWNSVWSKIFKRRTAS, encoded by the exons ATGCTCACCTTTAACCTAACCGTTCCACTCTCGGTTGACTTCTCGCGTCCTGAagattatttaatattcatttttcatatcCTGTTCGCCACAGGGTCGGCTCTCCTGGCAGGGTCAGTGGTCATCGGCATCATGAGCACCAGAGCCCTGCGCTCCCAGAACCGCTTCATCTTCATGTTAAACACCAGCATCAGTGACACGTTAACCGGCTGCTCTGTCTTCTACCTCGGCCTGTTTGACGTCCAGGAGGGTTACCCGTCCCGAAACGGCACTTATTACATTTTACCATCATTTCTAGGGGTGAACGTGTTGACATTTTTGTTTGCGCAGTTTGACAGATACCTGGCTGTGTGTCACCCCTTCTTCTACAAGCGGCACATCGCACGCGGGGTCGTGATTGGCGTTTGCGTGCTCTGTTGGATTTATACATATTCACTTCTTACTGTTCAAAGTGTCGTGCCAGTTGCATTTGCCGCGCAAATTAACGCGTTTGCGGTCATAGTCCTACAGGTGATCGTGGCCATCAAAGTGTTAATGACCATCAAATTGTACATGATCGCGAGGCATCAGCTCAGCCGAGAGCCGCCCAGCAGCGACAAGGAGAACAAGAAAGAATCGCTGCGCATCATCGTTTTTGTGGTCATTTGTTTTCTCATCTTGTGGGCTCCGTCTTTTGTGAACATCTCTGTAAAATATGTGACTAAGAACGGGGTGAGGTTCAAAAATGAAGCCACGAATCTTTTCGCTATTATGGCGCGATTTAACGCGCTCAGCACGCCTGCGCTGTATATTTGGGGTAGTCCGGCTTTGCGCGCGGCGGTCTGGAACTCAGTGTGGAGTAAAATATTCAAGAGAAGAACTGCAAG TTGA